CCTAGTGCAACTCCCCAATCAAAACTGAGAAATAGGGCGTTACCATTGCTATTCGCAGTCTCTTTTGATATGTTCCCGGAAAGGAAATTAACTACATCATTTGGTGATTGGGTAAAATAACGACCACTGAGTTGAACTCGGTGTCGTTCAAATGGTGAATATACCAAAGTTGCATTCGCATCTAAGCGATCGCCACTGCGATAATAATCTTGTCCTCCGCGCTGTGTTAGCCCGTAATTGGTATAAATCAAACCACCAATTAATAACCAGTTGTTCTCATTGTGCTGATACTGTAATGTTGCAACTGTCTCATCACCAGGATCAATTTCATCGTTGCTCACATCTCCATTCGGATCAAACTGGCCACGAAAAATGTGACTTACCCCTAAGCCAACTACATCTTTATTGCCAAAAGCATGAGATATGCTGATTCCTGGTGCAATGTTAAAACCTTCGCCAAACCGCGTTTGCTGGACTAATGCACCGTCCATAATGGCATTTTTCTCATTTCCGACTAAAGTCGCTCTACCAGTGGGAAGATTCAGATCCAGGTTAAAACGAATAGGCCAAGAAAGTTCTTTTAATGTGTAGGCAAAGCTGGCGGAAGTATCACTTAAAGTTGAAACCTGTCCTTTGCGAGTGCCAATTTTCATCCCATCCAACAGCAAAACACCTTCAAAATTAGAGTTGATGTAGGCGGTGCGAAGGCCAACATCAAAGTTACCCTGTTGATAGGTAAAGGTGATGGGAGCTACAAATTGTGAACCGCTATTACCTAAATCGTCACTCCAATTGTAGTAATAATACTCACTAGTTACCGAATAGTTGGCTTTGGGTGAGGTAGCAGGTGGCTTGAATGGAGTTGGTTTTGCAGGTTCGGAACTAGGCGAAGCAGGCTTAGAAACATCTGTTGCGTCACTTGCTTCTGCTTCTAACTGTTTGTTTTCTGTTGTTTGGGGAGAGGTTTGGGGAACTGCGGTAGGAAAGTCTGAATTAGAAGGCGTAGTTGCTTGGGAGAGTAATTTTGTTTGGGTACTGAGAATAAAATCAAAAGCAGAGATCAGGTTGCTTTGTTCAATCTGCTGCAATGTTTGTGGTGTTTGCTTAAGAAGTTCTGCGTTTCTGGAAACATTTGCGTAGGCGCAGCCCGTCGTAGACATCGCTTCTGAATTCGATATGCTCTTTTCTGCTACGTCTTGAGCAAATGCTGATTTACTGAAGGTGGCTAAGATAAACACACAAAGAATTAGGTATAATTTTGACGGCATCCTCTTGACTGGTTAAGTGGTTCTATTTATCTAATTGGGAGTAAACCTAACCAGATATGAGGATGGGATGAATTTTTGGCAAAATTTTTGTAAATTTTATCCGCGCCAGTGTCTTTTATAGCTTTCAAGACTAGCTTTTAGAGATCGATCCCGCAGATTACACCTGAGAAATCGTCAGCGATCGCCCATGACAAAACAACATACTAAACGGCTTCGTAGGGTAGGATTTAAGTTCAAGTTGATGAGGATACGGTATCGCCTGCTGGCTATGAGTTTGATATTGGTGTTATTTGTGGTTAAAATACCGTATGTACTTGCCCAGACACCCACTCTACAAAGCAATCAAATCTCCACTGAAGTACAACAGTTGGTACGCCAGGGTAAAGAAGCATATAATTCCAGCAGCTACTCTCTAGCTATCAAGTTATTACAACAAGCATTGCAACTCGCCACAACTCGCAATGGCGATCGCACTCAAGCTCTGATCCACAGCAACTTATCCCTAGCCTATCAGCAACTTGGCGATTGGGATGCAGCACAACAGCAAATATCAGCCAGTTTGCAACTTTTACATCCCTCCCAATCAAACCAGGATTCTCCAACGCTACTCAAAATTTACGCGCAATCTTTGGATATCCAAAGTCGCCTTTGGTATGTGCGCCAAAAGCCAGAAGCCGCATTAAATAGTTTGCAACAATCAGCAGAAATCTATACACGCCTTGGAGATCAAGCTCTAAGTATTAGTAATACCATCAACCAAGCGCAAGCCTTACAAGCATTAGGGTTGTATCAACAAGCATACAATAGCCTTGAACAGATTCAGTCAAGGTTGAGTACAATACCCGACTCTGTGATTAAAGCTGAAGGATACTTGAGTTTGGGTAACGTTCTGCTGGCTATTGGTGAGTTAAAGCGATCGCAAACAGCATTGCAAAATAGTTTAGCACTGGCAGAAAACTTACCATCATCGTCAGCTAAAACTGAAGTAAAAAGCGCTGCTTTGGTTAGTTTAGCAAATCTGTTTTGGGCAAAGGGAAACTTAGAGCGCGATCGCTACACGACTCGCAATTATAATGATATCCCTTGGCAGTGCCCAGAGCGATCGCGAAGTGACTCCGTTGCGTTAGCTTCCCGCAGGGTAGGAGTATCGCTTCCCAATACTGCATTGAAGTTATATCAGAATGCAGCCTTGCAATACCAACAAGTACTAGCCATGCCATCATCTCCATCAATACAAGTTCAAGCACAGATTAATTACTTGAGTTTGTTGGTGGAAACTGGGCAATTATCCACAGCACAGGCATTATGGCACGAAATCAAACTTTCTGACTTCCCAAACGGTCGTCACGCGGTGTATGCAAAGATTAACGCCGCCCGAAACCTCGCGTGCATCTCTCAAAAAAGTGCTACAGATAGTTTTGTGTTGGGTGAAATTGATAATTTGTTAGGGACGGCGATTCAAGATGCAAAGCAACTCCAAGACTCCCGCGCTTTATCTTACGCCCTTGGTAATCGTGGTGGGTTCTATGAATATCTAGCTGTGGCAGACTTGCACAAATCACCACAGAAGTCAATATTAAAAGCGTATACAAATTATCTACTCACGAGCCAAAATCTGACGCAAGAAGCATTACTCCTCACTCAACCTATCACCGCTCCAGACATTGCTTATCAGTGGGAATGGCAGATGGGGAGAATTTTAGCAGCGCAGACAAAAGACGATCGAGCGATCGCTTTTTATCAAATGGCTGTAGAAAGCCTTAAATCTGTTCGTAGTGATTTGCTTACCATCAATTCAGATGTGCAATTTTCCTATCGAGATCGTGTAGAACCTGTCTATCGCGGATTAGTCGATTTACTATTAAAAAATAATATTAAATCAGCAGCATCTCAAGAATATCTCCAACAAGCGATCGCCAATATCGACGCCCTACAACTTGCAGAACTCCAGAATTTTTTACGCTGCAATCTGGTGCAAATACTACCCATCAATCGGCAAATTAATCCTGTTGATAACAACGCCGTCTTTATCTATCCCATCATTCTAGAAAACCGACTAGAAGTTATCTTTAAATTACCAGGAAAAGACCTAGAACACCATGTAAATTCTATCTCACGGACTGAACTTCAAGATACTGTAAGGCAACTCCGCAGCGCCATATATACCCGTAACCCTACTAAAATTCGAGCTAAATCACAAAATATTTATCGCTGGCTAATCAAACCCATCGAACCATATTTGCAAGAACATAGCAATATCAAAACTTTAGTTTTTGTCCTCGATGGCGAACTTCGTAACATTCCAATGGCAGTATTGTATGACGAAGAAAAAGAACAATATCTCATCCAAAAAGATTATGCCCTGGCTTTGCTACCAAATTCGCAATTATTTGATTTAAGTAACTCACAACTTGAAAAGCCAAGGATATTAGCAGGTGGGGTAGGAGAACAGCAAGAAAATATAGAAACCCATAATTTTTCATCCCTCAACATTGATGAATTGCAGCAAATTGCTAAAATCCTACCAAGCAAACTGTTAATTAATTCCCAGTTCACCCCAGCAAACCTCCATAAACAGTTACAGTCAGGGACATTTTCCATTGTTCATTTTGTCACACATGGTAACTTTAGTTCCGATCCTGAAGATACATATCTACTTGCCTACCAACAACTGATCAAAGCTAGGGAGTTAAATAACTTACTGCGGGATGACACAGTTAATTCCAGAGATATCAAATTGCTGGTACTAAGTGCTTGTAAAACTGCTGAAGGTGACAACAGAGCAATCTTGGGGTTAGCTGGACTTGCTGTGCGGGCGGGGGCAAATAGCACCCTTTCAACGTTATGGCAAATTAATGATAGTTCCACATCTCAATTAATGGTTCAGTTTTATACTGAACTTAAAAAAGGTGGGGTTACGAAAGCCGAAGCACTGCGTCGAGCGCAGAAAGCACTTTTATTACAGCCTGAGTATCAAAATCCTTATTACTGGGCACCGTATATATTAGTTGGGAATTGGTGGTGATAAATAATTTAACCAAGACAATCAAAAAAAACACTCAAAGACAATATTGCAGTTAGGCAGAATCAAAAAGTGAAAATTTTAAATCTTTTAAGCATGGTAATCCTTTAGTTAATGAAATAAACTAATTTCCTTTGTTTTTACCTAGTCTCTGAGCAGTGGCTAAATCTATTTGCTTAAATATTGGACTATTTATGTTTGTCAAATCAATATCGTAATAATCATCACCGCCTTCAACAGGATCGTGTTCAGAGTTTAATATATATCTACCTTCGGCAACTTTAATAAGTTTGATCACTTGATAATCTTTAGCAAAATAATTTATTATAATCTTTTTAGCTCTTTGTAAAATAGCTGGTCTAATAAAACCATCCTGAAAAGTAATAATAGAAAACCATTTATTCGCACTGAGTTGTTGAATATCTTTTTTGCCCATAATAAAATGACCAAGCTCATCTTTTTCTGGGAGACCTAATCGCGTTTTATTAGATAAAGACTCATATTCATAGACATCAAATACAACCTGAGCGATAATTCTTTTACTAGAATTTGTGCTATTACCCCATGTATTTGATTGCTGTCCTGG
This Nostoc sp. KVJ3 DNA region includes the following protein-coding sequences:
- a CDS encoding CHAT domain-containing protein, which gives rise to MTKQHTKRLRRVGFKFKLMRIRYRLLAMSLILVLFVVKIPYVLAQTPTLQSNQISTEVQQLVRQGKEAYNSSSYSLAIKLLQQALQLATTRNGDRTQALIHSNLSLAYQQLGDWDAAQQQISASLQLLHPSQSNQDSPTLLKIYAQSLDIQSRLWYVRQKPEAALNSLQQSAEIYTRLGDQALSISNTINQAQALQALGLYQQAYNSLEQIQSRLSTIPDSVIKAEGYLSLGNVLLAIGELKRSQTALQNSLALAENLPSSSAKTEVKSAALVSLANLFWAKGNLERDRYTTRNYNDIPWQCPERSRSDSVALASRRVGVSLPNTALKLYQNAALQYQQVLAMPSSPSIQVQAQINYLSLLVETGQLSTAQALWHEIKLSDFPNGRHAVYAKINAARNLACISQKSATDSFVLGEIDNLLGTAIQDAKQLQDSRALSYALGNRGGFYEYLAVADLHKSPQKSILKAYTNYLLTSQNLTQEALLLTQPITAPDIAYQWEWQMGRILAAQTKDDRAIAFYQMAVESLKSVRSDLLTINSDVQFSYRDRVEPVYRGLVDLLLKNNIKSAASQEYLQQAIANIDALQLAELQNFLRCNLVQILPINRQINPVDNNAVFIYPIILENRLEVIFKLPGKDLEHHVNSISRTELQDTVRQLRSAIYTRNPTKIRAKSQNIYRWLIKPIEPYLQEHSNIKTLVFVLDGELRNIPMAVLYDEEKEQYLIQKDYALALLPNSQLFDLSNSQLEKPRILAGGVGEQQENIETHNFSSLNIDELQQIAKILPSKLLINSQFTPANLHKQLQSGTFSIVHFVTHGNFSSDPEDTYLLAYQQLIKARELNNLLRDDTVNSRDIKLLVLSACKTAEGDNRAILGLAGLAVRAGANSTLSTLWQINDSSTSQLMVQFYTELKKGGVTKAEALRRAQKALLLQPEYQNPYYWAPYILVGNWW